From the Argentina anserina chromosome 3, drPotAnse1.1, whole genome shotgun sequence genome, the window aaaaaaacCTTAGAACCATCTAATTTTATGAATCAGGTACTGTATAGAGTGATCCTATATTTGGTCTGATCAACATTTAATAAGAATATTATTTCATAAGCATTGATGCAGTCATAAGGGCAACTTGTAAGCCAGAAGTTTAGTTTGAAACAGGTAGCAGACCCAGTGTTCtaaaaaataacaatgaagAACTGATATGTGAACGTCGGTTTAAGAAGTTAGcatatacatgttatatttTACTATGCATGGGCATCATAATGGCCATTTTGCCGCAATTTGTATTTGTGTATACATTTCCTGAAGGACATAAACGTGGAGTAGATTTAAGGAGATGTTGGTTGATGTCGATTTATGGGTAAAGTGCAAAATCTATAGTAGAAGGGTCTTTGATGTTGTAGAAGGCAAGGAGATGGATTTTCTTGGAGGACTGTTTTGGGAAATTATGGAATTTTATCTTGTTGAATTGGCTGGCGGGCAGCAGATTTTGTAGTGAATTTGATAGGATTCTGGTtatggtgaggtttctagttGGTTTAGTCATCTGGTTCATGGCTTGTGTTCTTATGTATTTCTCTGAACTCATATTCACTGACTGTGCTCTTAATCAATCATGTTTATTAGCGTCCCAAGTTTTTAAAACTTCcgaagtatatatattaaatagtAGGTTTGCATATATAGTATGTAAAATGTCCATAAAGATATATCATTACATATATTGATATGAAGACAAGAACATAGGATGGCTGTTGGCATCTGTGGCTTATCATAAATTTAAGTGGGAATATATTACAAATGTTCAAAACAGAGGATTAGCTTCTATATTAGGGCAACCTGGGCGTGATGGTTTGGCTCCGTGGTTGACAACAAAcatgttttctgttttgaaaATCATCATGTGTGGCTTTGCCATGCCCTGTTGGTTGCCAGCTAGGCATTAGTGTGTTAAGTGCttagctttttttttctttttttggtctgaataAGTGCTTAGCTCAAGGAAGAAATATGTGTACTCTATGTAGCTCCACTATGCAACTAAGGTTCACACATTTAAACAAAATATAGGTACTGTATGAACTACAGTTTTTCACTACATGTATCATAGTATGCTTCTGTTATCTTGAGTTATCACTATTGACAGCTGAAAAATATTCTTGAATCTTTTGGTAAATTTTCTGAGATATTATCTTATGAagctagagaaaaaaaaattagattgaTTGTCATAGGATTGCAACCCCATTGAGAAGTTCTGGAGGGCAATTGCATTTGCAAGGCCTTGATCTTCAGTAGTGTGGGTAGTGGAATAATTAATCACTGATATTTCTGTCTATGGCCAAAGATTTCAAGGACATTATGGGAACTTGACATTCATTATCTACATTGGATTGTTGTGAATGGTGATGTTTGATGTTTGGAAACTAGGGGTATCAATGTCACAGTTTAACTGGGCATTCCTATCTATTGGAGGAAATAAGGAAAATAAAAGTGAAACTGAAACATGTGCGCATCAAAAATGTCTTTGGTCCTTGATCAGTATTATTGTTTGGAAACCTTGTCTGCTAGAGTATCTTAGTTTTACGGGGTTATCATTGTTCGTTTGCTATCAAACTAGGTGATAGAAATCCACACGTTTGTCATATATCAGAGAAATTCTGGTAGATGTTAAAGTTTATTAATGATTGTTGAATCTTGATCTGTCAATTTGTAAGTAAATCCTTGTTTATCAGTTTTGAATAAGTGTGATTTGAACTGCTTGGACAGACTACTCTTACTCGTGTGGGCTATACCCCCGAGATTAGCCATGGGCTGTTGGTTGAATTAGCTGAGCACCGTAAGGAATTAGAAAAGAAGACAAAACCTGTTCTTGATACTTTGCGAAGCTACCAAGACTTGCCCCCGGTACTTTTCTAACTTTATTATATggtcaaattttattttgttccAGAAAGATTGCAAATTGTAAGGTACGTGTATCTGCAGGATAAAGCTTTGGCTGCTTTAGCAATTGAGGAGAAGAAAAGACAGTATGCTGCTGCTGAGAAGTATCTCGAAGATGTGTTGCATTCAGCTCTTGCGACTTCAGAGTAGTGCGAGGAGGCTTGTACTTGACTCCAATATTGTTGTAAATTTGTCAGCAAAGAAATGGGAAGGGGTTGATGCTTTTTTGTTGATATTTTGATTGAAGGACAAATTGAGGTCTCATGACGTTCGTTGTAGTGTTAAAATTTGCATTACTTATCTCAGTTTATATTGATTATCTCAGGCTTGTTGCCAGAAAAATGTGTTAATTCAATTCTTGTGCCCTTCCACCAAGGTTTTGTATAAAGGAATCGTAATGATCTGGAAGTTGAAGCACGATCTCAAATCAGGAATGTACTGCCCGTTGTATCAAAGTTCGATAAGAGAACAGGTCTTAGGCCACGTTTGTCATTCAAGATAGCTATTATTTAGGATATTAATAAGATTAAATTAGGGTCATATTTGATTTAGTGATCTATTTTCATGTGTTCGGAACAAGATTCGAGCTGAAATGGATAAGTAGAACAATAGGATCCTTGTTCAAATTAGACGCAAAAGTGATCTCAACTTCCCTACCCAACTCGACTTACCCAAGTCCATGGCCTCTCCACACCCAAGCTTTCTCCATTTCACTCTCCTCAAGGCCAACTTCGGCTAGGCTAAGCCGCGGCGTCATAGGTCTCGGACTCAGGTTCTCCTTTCGAATAGCTCTGTCAACGAAGTCGAAGATAAGCATAGTTATGGAGGTTGACTTGGTAATCTGGATCTCTGGGATACATTGGATATGGACTTCTCAATCACCCCGAATTAACATTGGGTGAACTGGAGCCAAAGATGGAAAGATCAGTAACCAGTGGTTGTAGAAGTGAAAACTTATGAAATTTGTAGAAGTTATATTAGGTATAGCACTACTAGTACATAGAAACATGTAGAGAAATACACCCTTGATCTACATGATAACTCAACTGAAGAACTAAATTTTATAATGTATTATGGTCAGTCAAGTGAGAAACAAATAAACAAGTAATTAACTGGCTAGCTAGCTACAGTATGTAGTATGTATGTACAAAACACTGCGAGCCTCACAAAATAGAGATGGTAGAGCTAAATTAAACTGAACCTTCTCAAATCTAGGGTTTGTATACTTATAAAAGTGCAGATAACCCAACTTTGTGCGTGGCCAGTGTTACGCATAGGCATGATGAACCTAGAAGAAATTCCAGTTTCCATATATACTGTCAAACTGAATTCAGCAAAAGCTTTACAACCCTAATTATTAAGATCATACTTGTTTTCCTTCATTCAACTGACAGAACATGTAAAACGTCGTACATTGCTGTCCATAAATCTGAAGTAGTCTCTTTGTGAACTAAGCTTGATTAACATAGCTCCTGGATTCTCTTCACTCCATTTAATACCTTCTCTCTGGAAATATTTGATGACAGATTGCTTCACAACTGGCTTGAGTGACTTCCCTGCACCATGTCCTGTAATAACCCTTATGAATCGAACCGATTGTGTCTCTGTTCCGTACTGAATGTGCATCTTTAAAAGTTTCATGGCTTGGTTGACATGTTGCCCATGCAGGTCAACTGTCATCACACCATCTTTTATACCCTTATCCCTGTTTTTAAAGATCTCCTAGCTTGCTTTTTCGTCCGCTTCTGTTGCCATTTTTGCCTTGGCCTGCTCCGATAGATAACTTACGTATGCCCGAGATCCATTTGAATACCCCGTGGCAGCTTTCTCATTGTAGGACTTCGCTGAATCCCAGTGCTGCTTTGCAGTACTTCTACATGCATCATATTCAGCTCCCTTAGCAACACCAAACTTGGGCACCAAAGATTCTTGCGATTTCTTGACACTGTGCTTGCAAGAATCCATAGTTCTTGGTTTTTGATCTTGATGATTTCTCTTGGAGTTGTTAAACAAAGATGCCATCACCATCTGGGAAAGATTTTCACTGTGAGCTTTAGGAGGACCAACAAGAACCTCGGCATAGTTCTTGCGGGAATGTTCTGAAGCGCACTGTTTCTTCcttgaggaagaagatagaTCGAGCAACGCATCCAAGGCCTTTTCAACCTCGTACCCACACCGACCAAGGACTTCTTTAATCACACCCAAACTTATCTCCGACTCGTTTCCGAACATGGAGCAAAGAAACTGTTCGACGTCCTCAGCAACATGATCCATTTTCAGAACGCTTAGTCGTCGTGGACATCATCATCTTTCACGTACGTACGCTGTAGACCTAGGGCTCGACTTCCGTCCCCTCAAGCTTTCTCACAACCGTCAAAAACTGGTGGCCTGAATGAAAACCTTAAACCCTTCTACTTCTGCGATCGATCACTCAAACAGCAGTTTCTAATTTTCAACAGACCGTCGATCACtaccaatgttttaaaaaactcgcCTCAAGGCTCGCCTGAGGCTTAAAAAGCTCAACACTTAGTCGAAAACGCCTCGCCTTTCTGAAAAAGGTGTACATGCGCAAAAAGCATTCCACTAAGGCACAGAAAGCGCAAAAAACGCGCACCAATGCGCAAAAAACAGGAGAGGAGCCGCATCACAAAACCCAAAGAGATCAAAACTTCATCAATTCAATAAACTAAGAACACAAACACGTAGATCACGAAGTGGAGATGAGAATCTTTACCATGAACAACCCAATCGGTGGTCAGAGACGTCGGAAAACGCTGCAAATTTGCCGGAAGAAAACCCAGAACAGTCGGTGCTTCCCCTATTCGATTCTCCCTTCTCCGGCGGCGGTAGGTCGAGGCATGACATGGGGAGGACGACAGAGAGGACGAGGTCACAACGGACTGGTGCGCTGGCCGGAGATGGCCTGACGGCGGCGGAATCATGTCGGGAAGTCGCGCGGTCGTTGGGTTGCAAAGGAATAAGGTCGGGACTCGGGAGCTCAATCTGTTTTTGGGATAAAATGAAgcttcttgtttttctttccaatATTAATCATAGCCAATTTACTGATCCAATGGCTAGGATTTAATTGATCAATTTCTACGGCTAAGATCGCACCGTAACTAATTCCCATTTTCCAAATACATTCCTTATATTTCCAAACTTTAATATATTAACTCTGGAACCTATAAAATTCTCCAAAAATTTCTACGTTCTCGTCGTAAGGTATACTTTAATATCAAGCTCTTCGATCAACAGATTCACTTAAtcgaaactcacaaataatatTTTCAAGCATTTACTGAATTAATCACCGAGATTATAAAATAATCACCATACGATCTCAACTTAGCTCGTCAATAATTTCGGGGCTTACAGTAGATCAAGTTATGCTGGTAAACTTTTTGAATTGTATGGTTCTAGACTTTTGCTACTTTACTTAATATATGTATGCATGACAATTGTTGTGTTTTATAAGCTATTCTTCAAGTAATATGTATAAGAATAATAGTTACACTTAaataagtttatttattttttttatgttgcaaGGCTTACGCCTTTTACGCTTTACGCCTTAAGACTCTATACTCTCGGAAAAACGCCTTGAGGTACGCCTTAGCGTTTTAAAACACTGATCACTACAGTACTTTAGGGTTGAGAACgtgaaatatataaatagttgCTTGAGGCTCACTCTTTCCTGTAACACAATGTATTAAGACAAACTATTAAAATAATCagattctctttttttttctttttttttttaaagaaaggGTATAAGTAGATTAAGTTGcactcttttttctttgttttaaagAAAGGGTAGATTAGGTTACACCATTTTTTGCTATTAGCACACCCATGAAAGAGAATGGAATGAATTTAAGTACAAAAGCTATGTGAAGGAAAGTTGTGATAGCAAAAAAATGGTGTGTTAATAGCATGAATCACCCTTAATTTAGTGCCTAAGCagcttgatgtaggaaacctaTCGTTCACTACCTTGATAACACAACGTACTTATTTACTGATCGGGCCTACAAAACTCTGCATAGCTTCTCACAACAAAGACGCGAGAACACATCACAATTTATGACATATTGACCCTCATTTAGAACTCGATCAGCATGTACTTCTACTAAAACCTACAAATATACATGCCATAATTATAGTGACAAAAATTTAATTGCTCTCAACAATGAACAAACATGTGATCGAGTTTCCATACACCATTAATGGCAATGGCCTCTAACTCAAACACTTGTAGAACATGCGTATGAGGTAGAAACACTACTCTCGCATCAAAAATGTGATAAGAAACTAGCTAAAAGTGGATAACGTTTCTGGACCGCTAACCTTTTTTATGTCTTCATGTTTCCAGTTGAGAATAATTGCAGTACTTGCCTCATTGACTCATTTTCCTTATATGATTTCAATTATGCCTATAAAAACAAGCATCTGTAAGAGAAAAACACCATTTCAGTTTCTCTCATTATCAAACAGACTATGGCTATGTTGAAGTGTTTGCTTGCAGCAGCTTCGGTGTTCATCTCTCTTTTGGTTCACGGCGTGGCCGGTGATAACATGACTACTTGGTTTACTGGTGCGACTGCGTCGTTTTACGGCGACATGCGTGGCAGAGGAACCAACCGTACGTACTGCACTTGGTTAATTTCATTCTATTTAGCAGATTAGAAACTCCAAATTATAACCTGGTAAATTGAAGTACATGTCATTATGATTTGATAGATGGGACCTGTGGCTACGGTGATCTGAAGAAACAAGGCTATGGCTTAAAGACTACAGCTCTCAGCGCAGCACTCTTTAACGACGGCCTTGCTTGTGGCGGTTGTTACGCGCTAATGTGTGTCGATGATCCAAAAGGGTGCTTACCCAATGCTGGTGCTGTCTTAGTTACAGCAACCAATTTTTGCCTCTCAAATTATAGTAAGCCTCCAGAGGGCACCAACAACTGGTGCAACCCACCATCGAAACACTTCAGATTGTCACTACCGATGTACACCAAAATCGCAGACAGAAAAACTCCGATGGTACCAGTTATGTATCGCAGAGTCCCGTGTGCTAAAGCTGGAGGAGTAAAGTTCCAACTGGTGAAGGGCGATTCTAGTATGATGTGTGTGTTACTGTACAATGTCGCCGGTGCCGGTGATGTTTCTGATGTCAATATCAAGGGTTCTGATAGTTCCGGTTGGCTTCAGATGACAAGAATTCAAGGCCAAACGTGGCAGATCGCAAACGAGTTACAAGGCCGAAGCTTGTCGTTCCTAGTTACCACTAGTGATGGGAAGATGGTAGAGTTTGATAACATTGTGTCCAATAATTGGCGATTCGGTGAGACCTATGATGGGATCAAAAATTTCTGAATGGGACGAGATAAAAAGTATTTATTAATGAGTCCAATGGTGTACACCTATATCGTTGCACCAATATTGTGCAGGTATAAGTAAGTACCGCTCAGAAAGATGCGGTCAGTAGTAATTGGTACACTATTATGATTCTCGAACAGAGAATTGAATGTGTTCTTTTGGATGAATTATAATTGCATCATTAGGTAAAAGTTAGTATTTTGAGGATATCGAAATTGAGAATGAGCTAGGGAGACTGATTGAGCATAAGACcagccgcactcataaaatgAGTTTGCTCAAGTAAATAGTGGGTCCGGATTTACTTATCGATTTCAAAATTTACTTAAGTAAATCGATTTTTCAACACACTTATTCATAATTTGCttaagcaattcaattttgtcttgttgtgaaatgattaaaaaaatttaccagatatatttacaaccaataataatgtatCACGTGTCGTTATTGACTCGATATTATACAAGATTTCCGATATATTTTCGACTAATAAataattgacacgtgtcacaGTCACGGGTCATTGTCggtaaaataattggaccagATTTCTTGTGAGATTTTCGACCAATTGACTATATATggtctaatatcactcattatATACTCACACTATTGTGAAGAATCATAACAGATTTATGATCTTTCTATTTAAATATTtagcaacatttccttgttcatgcACCAATAAATCATTTCagctt encodes:
- the LOC126787373 gene encoding SMR domain-containing protein At5g58720-like encodes the protein MDHVAEDVEQFLCSMFGNESEISLGVIKEVLGRCGYEVEKALDALLDLSSSSRKKQCASEHSRKNYAEVLVGPPKAHSENLSQMVMASLFNNSKRNHQDQKPRTMDSCKHSVKKSQESLVPKFGVAKGAEYDACRSTAKQHWDSAKSYNEKAATGYSNGSRAYVSYLSEQAKAKMATEADEKAS
- the LOC126787374 gene encoding expansin-A23-like, with product MAMLKCLLAAASVFISLLVHGVAGDNMTTWFTGATASFYGDMRGRGTNHGTCGYGDLKKQGYGLKTTALSAALFNDGLACGGCYALMCVDDPKGCLPNAGAVLVTATNFCLSNYSKPPEGTNNWCNPPSKHFRLSLPMYTKIADRKTPMVPVMYRRVPCAKAGGVKFQLVKGDSSMMCVLLYNVAGAGDVSDVNIKGSDSSGWLQMTRIQGQTWQIANELQGRSLSFLVTTSDGKMVEFDNIVSNNWRFGETYDGIKNF